Proteins found in one Methylobacter sp. S3L5C genomic segment:
- a CDS encoding 2-oxo acid dehydrogenase subunit E2: protein MAILIEIRVPDVGNVAEIDVVEVLIQAGDVVALEQTVATLETDKASMDLPSSASGTIQQVYIKPGDKVSEGSLIATVLASDAAASSTEPAQQAATPVAAPVVDTPVADKAPEPVNLPVKAAPAVASVEIVASIDSATGKAHASPAIRLFARELGVDVSKIKTGSGRKGRILKDDVKNFVKKVITEGIVATGSGIPSLPAVDFSPYGETQIQKLSKIKRLTGQNLTRVWLNLPMVTYHEEVDITDMEAFRTALNAEKIKGELKITGLMFIIKALVAAMQQFPEFNASLSADGESLILKKYFNIGIAVDTPNGLVVPVLRNVNNKNINELALELAQKSDKARLGKLLPGDMQGGCMSISSLGGIGGTSFTPIVNAPEVAILGVTRAKMQPIWNGKEFLPRLMLPLDLTYDHRVIDGAQGARFMATLKQYLSDIRRLLL from the coding sequence ATGGCAATATTAATAGAAATTAGAGTTCCCGATGTAGGTAATGTTGCTGAAATTGACGTTGTTGAAGTATTGATTCAGGCAGGTGATGTCGTCGCACTGGAGCAGACCGTTGCCACACTGGAAACGGATAAAGCCAGTATGGATTTGCCTTCCAGTGCATCAGGAACCATACAGCAAGTCTATATTAAGCCTGGCGATAAAGTATCAGAAGGCTCGTTAATTGCAACGGTACTGGCAAGCGATGCAGCGGCCAGCAGTACAGAACCCGCTCAACAAGCAGCTACCCCCGTAGCCGCTCCAGTCGTTGATACACCTGTGGCAGATAAAGCCCCCGAACCTGTCAATCTGCCGGTAAAAGCGGCACCTGCCGTAGCGTCAGTAGAGATTGTAGCAAGCATTGATTCTGCCACTGGAAAAGCGCATGCATCACCGGCTATACGTCTTTTTGCGCGCGAACTGGGCGTTGATGTCAGCAAGATAAAAACCGGCAGCGGGCGTAAGGGACGCATTTTAAAAGACGATGTCAAAAACTTCGTCAAAAAAGTGATTACTGAAGGTATCGTAGCCACCGGATCGGGTATTCCCAGCTTGCCTGCCGTTGATTTTTCTCCGTATGGTGAAACCCAAATCCAGAAACTCAGCAAGATTAAACGTCTGACAGGGCAAAACCTGACGCGCGTCTGGCTTAATTTGCCGATGGTAACCTACCATGAAGAAGTTGATATCACCGACATGGAAGCCTTTCGTACTGCACTGAACGCCGAAAAAATCAAAGGTGAATTAAAAATTACCGGCTTGATGTTTATCATTAAAGCACTGGTTGCCGCCATGCAGCAGTTTCCAGAGTTCAATGCGTCTTTATCGGCCGATGGCGAAAGCTTGATTCTAAAAAAATATTTTAATATCGGCATCGCCGTTGATACCCCTAACGGCCTAGTCGTGCCGGTATTGCGCAATGTTAACAACAAAAACATCAATGAACTGGCGCTTGAATTAGCCCAAAAAAGTGACAAAGCCCGTCTGGGCAAGTTGTTGCCCGGCGACATGCAAGGCGGTTGCATGAGCATTTCCAGTCTTGGCGGTATTGGCGGCACTTCGTTTACCCCCATTGTTAATGCACCGGAAGTTGCGATACTCGGTGTTACGCGGGCAAAAATGCAACCGATCTGGAATGGCAAGGAATTTTTGCCTCGCCTGATGCTGCCGCTTGATTTAACCTATGACCACCGGGTCATTGATGGTGCGCAGGGTGCCCGTTTTATGGCTACCCTCAAGCAATACTTAAGTGATATTCGTCGTCTGTTACTTTAA
- the aceE gene encoding pyruvate dehydrogenase (acetyl-transferring), homodimeric type, producing the protein MNNSLIPEITGQNDIDPTETKEWVEALQSVLEQDGSERAHFLIEQLVAATRHSGFDIPFSANTAYINTIPVSRQAKFPGDAIIEQKIRSYVRWNAMMMVLRANKHTNVGGHIASFASAATLYDVGYNHFWHAASDQNDGDLIFTQGHLTPGDYARAFLLGRLTKEQMDNFRQEVDGNGLPSYPHPWLMQDFWQFPTVSMGLGPIMAIYQARFMRYLQDRGFADTSERKVWSFLGDGETDEPESLGAIGMAGREKLDNLIFVINCNLQRLDGPVRGNGKIIQELESEFRGAGWNVIKLVWGQRWDALLARDRGGLLTARMMACADGDYQTFKAKDGAYVREHFFNTPELKEMVSDWSDRDIWELNRGGHDPAKTYAAFHAAVHHKGQPTVILAKTIKGYGMGSSGEAQNISHQQKKMSDISLSHFRDRYDLPVTDEEMQKLPYLTFAEDSKELLYMQQRRAELGGHLPSRRSKSYALDVPVLSDFKSLLEATREGREISTTMAFVNILNILVKDKNIGKRIVPIVPDESRTFGMEGMFRQLGIWSQVGQLYTPQDADQLMFYKEDKHGQVLQEGINEAGGLCDWIAAGTAYSTHNVPMIPFFIYYSMFGFQRVGDLIWAAADQRTRGFLMGGTAGRTTLNGEGLQHEDGHSHLMAATVPNCVSYDPTYAYEVAVIIQDGLRRMYVDQEDIFYYITIMNENYSHPAMPKGIELDILKGMYNFRTGAKNKAPRVQLLGSGTIFREVEFAADLLKNDWAVEADLWSCPSFTELARDGQSCERWNRLHPTEPARQAHVTNCLGNAVGPVIAATDYTRAFAEQIRAYITSPYTVLGTDGFGRSDTRENLRRFFEVDRFHVTIAALKSLADLGQFDPAKVEVAIAKYGIAADVKAPWLI; encoded by the coding sequence ATGAACAACAGTTTAATTCCAGAGATTACCGGTCAGAATGACATTGATCCGACCGAAACCAAAGAGTGGGTTGAAGCCCTGCAATCAGTATTGGAACAAGATGGCAGTGAACGTGCGCATTTTCTGATTGAACAACTCGTTGCTGCAACGCGGCACTCAGGATTTGATATCCCTTTTAGTGCCAACACCGCTTATATCAATACCATTCCCGTTTCCAGGCAAGCCAAGTTTCCTGGCGATGCCATTATCGAACAAAAAATCCGCTCTTATGTTCGCTGGAATGCCATGATGATGGTATTGCGGGCGAATAAACATACCAATGTCGGCGGACATATTGCCAGTTTTGCTTCAGCCGCGACCCTCTACGATGTTGGTTACAACCATTTTTGGCATGCCGCTTCCGATCAAAATGACGGCGATTTAATTTTTACCCAGGGCCATTTAACACCAGGTGATTATGCACGTGCCTTCTTGCTGGGAAGACTGACTAAAGAGCAAATGGATAACTTCCGCCAGGAAGTCGACGGTAATGGCCTGCCTTCTTATCCACATCCTTGGCTAATGCAGGATTTCTGGCAGTTCCCGACAGTTTCGATGGGACTTGGCCCGATTATGGCCATTTACCAGGCACGTTTCATGCGTTATCTGCAGGATCGTGGTTTTGCCGATACTTCGGAACGTAAGGTCTGGAGTTTTCTGGGTGATGGTGAAACCGATGAGCCTGAATCATTGGGCGCTATTGGTATGGCCGGGCGTGAAAAACTGGATAATCTCATTTTTGTGATTAACTGTAATCTACAGCGCCTGGATGGCCCTGTGCGTGGTAATGGGAAAATCATTCAAGAACTGGAAAGTGAATTTCGCGGTGCCGGTTGGAACGTTATTAAACTGGTTTGGGGTCAACGCTGGGATGCATTATTGGCTCGTGACAGAGGTGGCTTACTCACAGCTCGCATGATGGCGTGTGCCGATGGCGACTATCAAACCTTTAAAGCAAAAGATGGCGCTTATGTCCGTGAGCACTTCTTTAATACGCCGGAATTAAAAGAGATGGTTTCCGACTGGTCTGATCGTGATATCTGGGAACTGAACAGAGGAGGTCATGATCCGGCCAAAACCTATGCGGCTTTTCATGCCGCTGTTCATCATAAAGGTCAACCTACCGTTATTTTAGCCAAAACCATTAAAGGTTATGGCATGGGCTCATCCGGAGAAGCCCAGAATATTTCTCATCAACAAAAAAAGATGAGCGACATATCGCTGAGCCATTTTCGGGATCGCTATGATTTACCGGTCACCGATGAAGAAATGCAAAAGCTGCCTTATCTGACCTTTGCTGAAGACTCAAAAGAATTGTTGTACATGCAGCAGCGTCGTGCAGAATTGGGCGGTCATTTACCGTCCAGAAGATCAAAATCTTATGCGTTGGATGTGCCGGTATTAAGTGATTTTAAATCCTTACTGGAAGCAACCCGTGAAGGCCGTGAGATTTCTACCACTATGGCCTTTGTTAATATACTCAATATTTTGGTTAAAGATAAAAATATTGGCAAACGCATTGTACCGATTGTCCCTGACGAATCCCGGACTTTTGGCATGGAAGGCATGTTCAGACAGCTGGGTATCTGGTCACAGGTCGGCCAATTGTATACCCCGCAAGATGCCGATCAACTGATGTTCTACAAGGAAGACAAGCACGGTCAGGTGTTGCAGGAAGGTATCAATGAAGCGGGTGGTTTGTGTGACTGGATTGCTGCAGGCACGGCCTATTCAACCCATAACGTACCTATGATCCCGTTTTTTATCTATTACTCCATGTTTGGTTTCCAACGTGTCGGTGATTTAATCTGGGCTGCTGCCGATCAACGTACCCGTGGCTTTTTAATGGGTGGTACTGCCGGAAGAACGACCCTGAACGGCGAAGGCCTCCAGCACGAGGATGGACACAGTCACTTGATGGCGGCTACCGTCCCCAACTGTGTATCCTATGATCCAACCTATGCTTATGAAGTGGCTGTCATCATTCAGGACGGCTTGCGACGTATGTATGTTGATCAGGAAGATATTTTCTATTACATCACCATAATGAACGAAAATTATAGTCATCCGGCCATGCCCAAAGGGATAGAACTGGATATACTCAAAGGTATGTATAATTTCCGAACAGGCGCTAAAAACAAGGCACCCCGAGTCCAGTTATTAGGATCTGGAACCATTTTTCGTGAAGTTGAATTTGCCGCCGATTTGCTCAAAAATGACTGGGCCGTAGAAGCCGATTTATGGAGCTGCCCAAGCTTTACCGAATTGGCCCGTGATGGCCAATCCTGTGAACGCTGGAACCGACTGCATCCAACCGAGCCTGCCCGACAAGCGCATGTTACCAATTGCCTGGGTAATGCGGTGGGTCCTGTCATTGCCGCAACTGACTATACCCGTGCCTTTGCCGAACAAATTCGGGCGTATATTACCTCGCCTTATACCGTATTGGGTACCGATGGTTTTGGTCGCTCCGATACCCGTGAAAACTTACGACGGTTTTTCGAAGTGGATCGTTTTCATGTCACCATTGCCGCACTGAAGAGTCTGGCTGATCTGGGTCAATTTGATCCTGCCAAAGTAGAGGTAGCCATCGCTAAATACGGTATAGCGGCGGATGTTAAAGCTCCCTGGCTAATTTAA
- the lpdA gene encoding dihydrolipoyl dehydrogenase yields the protein MNEAVLHAEVLVLGGGPGGYSAAFRAADLGKQVVLIERYPVLGGVCLNVGCIPSKALLHTAQIIHEAEEFAQHGVSYGEPTIDIDKIRSWKESITKSLNDGLAGLVKQRKVTLIQGTGKFTSPDTVAVETEEGIQTIRFDQAIIAAGSRPTKIPIFPHDDPRLWDSTDALALKEIPKKLLIVGGGIIGLEMATVYHAMGSEISVVELMDQIIPGCDKDLVTPLFRRIKKQYKNIWLDTRVTSIESHSEGLKVFFEGKGAPESELFDAVLVAVGRRPNGPLIGADLAGITVDEQGFIAVDKQQRTNVGHIFAIGDIVGNPMLAHKAVHEGKVAAEVTAGHKTHFDALTIPSVAYTDPEIAWMGLTENQAKQQGIEYDKAVFPWAASGRSLCIGRKEGLTKILCEKGTGKLLGTGMVGTNAGELIAEAVLALEMGADAEDISLTIHAHPTLAETFGFAAEMITGTITDLYIKK from the coding sequence ATGAATGAAGCAGTTTTACACGCAGAAGTTTTGGTGCTGGGCGGCGGCCCGGGTGGTTACAGCGCGGCGTTTCGTGCCGCCGATTTAGGCAAACAGGTCGTATTAATTGAACGTTATCCAGTCTTGGGCGGCGTGTGCCTTAATGTCGGCTGTATTCCCTCCAAAGCGCTGCTACATACCGCGCAAATAATTCATGAAGCCGAAGAATTTGCACAACACGGTGTCAGTTATGGTGAACCGACGATTGATATTGATAAAATCAGAAGTTGGAAAGAAAGCATTACCAAATCCTTAAATGACGGACTGGCTGGCCTGGTCAAACAACGCAAAGTCACCTTGATTCAAGGTACCGGAAAATTCACCTCGCCAGATACCGTGGCTGTGGAAACTGAAGAGGGCATCCAAACCATCCGCTTTGATCAGGCCATTATTGCCGCCGGTTCACGTCCTACTAAAATACCGATATTTCCGCATGATGATCCACGTTTATGGGATTCAACGGACGCGCTGGCATTAAAAGAAATCCCTAAAAAGCTGTTGATTGTCGGTGGCGGCATTATCGGTTTGGAAATGGCAACGGTTTACCATGCGATGGGTTCAGAAATCAGTGTCGTTGAACTCATGGATCAAATCATTCCCGGTTGCGATAAAGATTTGGTGACGCCGTTATTTCGCCGTATAAAAAAGCAATATAAAAATATCTGGCTGGACACCCGTGTAACGTCTATTGAATCCCACAGCGAAGGCCTGAAAGTTTTTTTTGAGGGTAAAGGCGCACCTGAATCAGAGCTGTTCGATGCCGTTTTGGTTGCGGTAGGCCGCAGGCCTAACGGGCCGTTAATCGGTGCTGATCTGGCTGGAATTACTGTCGATGAACAGGGCTTTATTGCTGTCGATAAGCAACAACGTACCAATGTCGGACACATTTTTGCCATCGGCGATATCGTCGGCAACCCCATGCTGGCACACAAAGCAGTACACGAAGGCAAAGTAGCCGCCGAAGTGACTGCGGGACATAAAACCCACTTTGATGCGCTGACGATTCCTTCCGTTGCCTATACCGATCCTGAAATTGCCTGGATGGGACTTACTGAAAACCAGGCCAAGCAACAAGGTATCGAATACGACAAGGCAGTATTTCCTTGGGCTGCCAGTGGCCGTTCCTTGTGCATCGGTCGAAAAGAAGGTTTAACCAAAATACTCTGTGAAAAAGGCACCGGCAAACTGCTGGGTACCGGCATGGTCGGCACCAACGCCGGCGAGTTAATTGCAGAAGCGGTATTGGCACTGGAAATGGGCGCAGATGCCGAAGATATCAGCTTAACTATTCATGCTCACCCCACTTTGGCCGAAACCTTTGGCTTTGCCGCTGAAATGATCACCGGCACCATCACTGATCTTTATATCAAGAAATAA
- a CDS encoding multidrug resistance efflux transporter family protein — translation MKNTTFVLMAIGLVSAFFFSSTFILNRTIAVEGGHWFWSASLRYSYMLLFLGLMIIVSNGFLYFKSLVSEFLKHYIFWVLSGSIGFGCFYALLCFAAATSPGWVVAATWQLTIVASLFVLTAFGKKIPKRTWLFALIILAGVSLVNLSQFEHSNTGQLLFNVLCIILAAFCYPLGNQLVWEAKNNRSGLPKISTTITNNAFAKVFLLSLGSFPLWIILFFCFDVSVPSEGQLINVAIVAILSGVFATPIFLYARNKANTPRKLAAVDASQSGEVIFALGGEVLFLGATYPNMLGFSGLFLIIIGLSAMIYFDNK, via the coding sequence ATGAAAAATACAACTTTCGTCTTAATGGCAATAGGATTAGTTTCTGCATTCTTTTTTAGTTCAACTTTTATCTTAAATCGCACCATAGCAGTAGAAGGAGGGCATTGGTTCTGGTCTGCTTCGCTTAGGTATTCGTATATGTTGCTGTTCTTAGGCTTAATGATAATCGTATCAAATGGTTTTTTATATTTTAAGAGTCTGGTTTCAGAATTTTTGAAGCATTACATTTTTTGGGTCTTATCAGGAAGTATAGGGTTTGGTTGTTTCTATGCCCTTCTTTGTTTTGCCGCAGCAACGTCTCCGGGATGGGTTGTTGCTGCAACTTGGCAGTTAACTATCGTTGCATCGCTTTTTGTTTTGACAGCCTTTGGGAAAAAAATACCTAAACGTACATGGTTATTTGCGTTAATCATTTTAGCGGGCGTTTCGTTAGTTAATCTGAGTCAATTTGAACATTCAAATACTGGACAGCTACTTTTTAATGTTCTGTGCATTATTCTTGCTGCCTTTTGTTATCCCCTTGGGAATCAGCTTGTTTGGGAGGCGAAAAATAATCGAAGTGGGTTACCTAAAATAAGCACGACTATTACCAATAACGCATTTGCAAAGGTATTTTTGTTGTCATTAGGTAGCTTTCCATTATGGATTATTTTGTTTTTTTGCTTTGATGTCAGTGTACCTAGTGAAGGGCAATTAATAAATGTCGCAATTGTCGCCATATTGTCGGGAGTATTTGCAACACCAATATTTTTATACGCCAGGAATAAGGCCAATACTCCAAGGAAACTAGCCGCCGTTGATGCAAGTCAATCGGGGGAAGTGATTTTTGCTTTAGGTGGTGAAGTTTTATTTTTAGGCGCAACTTACCCAAATATGCTTGGCTTTTCAGGTTTATTTCTAATAATTATTGGCCTGAGCGCCATGATATA